The Chloroflexota bacterium genomic sequence CGGAGCGCCTGCGAGCTGCGCCACGTTCGATGGACGCGAGATTGGAATGGTGGCGAACTCCTCTGTCTCGGGATCGAACCGCACAAGGGTGTCGGCAGCCGTGTCGCTCAGCCACACCCGGTCCCGCTCGTCCACGTAGACGGCGTATGGACGTGGGTTATCCCCAGGTAGCCGCCATTCGGTCCACGCTCCCGCGGCGGGGTCGTATCGACCGAGCTGGCCGGCGTTGTACTCGCTGATCCACAGACGACCGGCCGAATCCGGCCAGAGGCGGCGGGCGCCCTGACCTGGAGTTGGCGGC encodes the following:
- a CDS encoding lyase codes for the protein GVLWFTGQNGVFGRLDPAEGVVRTWDAPRGRGPYGICTAPDGTVYFASLAGSYIGRIDGDDGSVTVLAPPTPGQGARRLWPDSAGRLWISEYNAGQLGRYDPAAGAWTEWRLPGDNPRPYAVYVDERDRVWLSDTAADTLVRFDPETEEFATIPISRPSNVAQLAGAPGVIWGAERGRDHLVSVHYD